The following are encoded together in the Rhinopithecus roxellana isolate Shanxi Qingling chromosome 5, ASM756505v1, whole genome shotgun sequence genome:
- the GMPR2 gene encoding GMP reductase 2 isoform X4, producing the protein MPHIDNDVKLDFKDVLLRPKRSTLKSRSEVDLTRSFSFRNSKLTYTGVPIIAANMDTVGTFEMAKVLCKFSLFTAVHKHYSLDQWQEFAGQNPDCLEHLAASSGTGSSDFEQLEQILEAIPQVKYICLDVANGYSEHFVEFVKDVRKRFPQHTIMAGNVVTGEMVEELILSGADIIKVGIGPGKLVHWGHWLPLQWQTPVEHVILNLVMFFLGSVCTTRKKTGVGYPQLSAVMECADAAHGLKGHIISDGGCSCPGDVAKAFGAGADFVMLGGMLAGHSESGGELIERDGKKYKLFYGMSSEMAMKKYAGGVAEYRRCGTYHPRHPRRDPLYVYLCGSS; encoded by the exons ATGCCTCATATTGACAACGATGTGAAACTAGACTTCAAGGATGTCCTTTTGAGGCCCAAACGCAGTACCCTTAAGTCTCGAAGTGAG GTGGATCTCACAAGATCCTTTTCCTTTCGGAACTCAAAGCTGACATACACTGGGGTTCCCATCATTGCTGCCAATATGGATACTGTGGGCACCTTTGAGATGGCCAAGGTTCTCTGTAAG TTCTCTCTCTTCACTGCTGTCCATAAGCATTACAGCCTTGATCAGTGGCAAGAGTTTGCTGGCCAGAATCCTGACTGTCTTGAG CATCTGGCTGCCAGCTCAGGCACAGGCTCTTCTGACTTTGAGCAGCTGGAACAGATCCTGGAAGCTATTCCCCAGGTGAAGTATATATGCCTGGATGTGGCAAATGGCTACTCTGAACACTTTGTTGAATTTGTAAAAGATGTACGGAAGCGCTTCCCCCAGCACACCATCATG GCAGGGAATGTGGTAACAGGAGAGATGGTAGAAGAGCTAATCCTTTCTGGGGCTGACATCATCAAAGTGGGAATTGGGCCAGGTAAGCTGGTTCATTGGGGCCACTGGCTACCCCTTCAGTGGCAAACACCTGTGGAGCACGTCATTCTCAACCTTGTCATGTTCTTCCTAGGCTCTGTGTGTACTACTCGGAAGAAAACTGGAGTGGGGTATCCACAGCTCAGTGCAGTAATGGAGTGTGCAGATGCTGCTCATGGCCTCAAAGGCCACATCATTTCA GATGGAGGTTGCAGCTGTCCTGGGGATGTGGCCAAGGCTTTTG GGGCAGGAGCTGACTTCGTGATGCTGGGTGGCATGCTGGCTGGACACAGTGAGTCAGGTGGTGAGCTCATCGAGAGGGACGGCAAGAAGTACAAGCTCTTCTATGGAATGAGTTCTGAAATGGCCATGAAGAAGTATGCTGGGGGCGTGGCTGAGTACAG GAGATGTGGAACATACCATCCGAGACATCCTAGGAGGGATCCGCTCTACGTGTACCTATGTGGGAGCAGCTAA
- the TINF2 gene encoding TERF1-interacting nuclear factor 2 isoform X1, which produces MATPPGAGPAALRFAAAASWQVVRGRCVEHFPRVLEFLRSLRAVAPGLVRYRHHERLCMGLKAKVVVELILQGRPWAQVLKTLNHHFPESGPRVRDPKATKQDLRKILEAQETFCQQVKQLSEVPVDLASKLQELEQEYGEPFLAAMEKLLFEYLCQLEKALPTPQAQQLQDVLSWMQPGVSITSSLAWRQYGVDMGWPLPECSVTDSVNLAEPMEQNPPQQQRLALHSPLPKAKPGPCLPQGPSSRTHLEPLAGRHFNLAPLGRRRVQSQWASTRGGHKERPTVMLFPFRNLGSPTQVISKPESKEEHAIYTADLAVGTRAASTGKSKSPCQTLGGRALKENPVDLPATEQKENCLDCYMDPLRLSLLPPRARKPVCPPSLCSSVITIGDLVLDSDEEENGQGEGKNHPSVPSSFLPKALATSPGQLQPPSCKVRSTMNTTWISQALSDVPTAQLKANKEPWNFFF; this is translated from the exons ATGGCTACGCCCCCGGGGGCCGGTCCTGCAGCTCTACGCTTCGCCGCCGCAGCTAGCTGGCAGGTTGTGCGCGGACGCTGTGTGGAACATTTTCCCCGAGTACTGGAGTTTCTGCGATCTCTGCGCGCTGTTGCCCCTGGCTTGGTTCGCTACCGGCACCACGAACGCCTTTGTATGGGCCTAAAGGCCAAG GTGGTGGTGGAGCTGATCCTGCAGGGCCGGCCTTGGGCCCAAGTCCTGAAAACCCTGAATCACCACTTTCCAGAATCTGGACCTAGAGTGCGGGATCCCAAGGCT ACAAAGCAGGATCTGAGGAAGATTTTGGAGGCACAGGAGACTTTTTGCCAGCAGGTGAAGCAGCTGTCAGAGGTTCCTGTGGATTTGGCCTCGAAGCTGCAG GAACTTGAACAAGAATATGGGGAACCCTTTCTGGCTGCCATGGAAAAGCTGCTTTTTGAGTACTTGTGTCAGCTGGAGAAAGCACTGCCTACACCGCAGGCACAGCAG CTTCAGGATGTGCTGAGTTGGATGCAGCCTGGAGTCTCTATCACCTCTTCTCTTGCCTGGAGACAATATGGTGTGGACATGGGGTGGCCACTTCCAG agtgcTCTGTTACTGACTCAGTGAATCTGGCTGAGCCCATGGAACAGAATCCTCCTCAGCAACAAAGACTAGCACTCCACAGTCCTCTGCCAAAAGCCAAGCCTGGCCCATGTCTTCCTCAGGGACCATCTTCAAGGACGCACCTAGAACCTCTAGCTGGCCGCCACTTCAATCTGGCCCCTTTAGGCCGAAGAAGAGTCCAGTCCCAATGGGCGTCCACTAGGGGAGGCCATAAGGAGCGCCCCACAGTCATGCTGTTTCCCTTTAGGAATCTGGGCTCACCAACCCAGGTCATATCTAAGCCTGAGAGCAAGGAAGAACATGCGATATACACAGCAGACCTAGCCGTGGGCACAAGAGCAGCCTCCACTGGGAAGTCTAAGAGTCCATGCCAGACCCTGGGGGGAAGGGCTCTGAAGGAGAACCCAGTTGACTTGCCTGCCACAGAGCAAAAGGA GAATTGCTTGGATTGCTACATGGACCCCCTGAGACTATCATTATTACCTCCTAGGGCCAGGAAGCCAG TGTGTCCTCCATCTCTGTGCAGCTCCGTCATTACCATAGGGGACTTGGTTTTAGACTCTGATGAGGAAGAAAATGGCCAGGGGGAAGGAAAG AATCATCCTTCCGTGCCATCAAGCTTCTTACCAAAAGCCTTGGCCACATCCCCAGGACAGCTGCAACCTCCATCCTGCAAAGTAAGGAGCACTATGAACACAACATGGATTTCCCAAGCCCTCAGCGATGTCCCAACAGCCCAACTCAAAGCCAACAAAGAaccctggaatttttttttttga
- the GMPR2 gene encoding GMP reductase 2 isoform X2 — protein sequence MTSCLPALRFIATPRLSAMPHIDNDVKLDFKDVLLRPKRSTLKSRSEVDLTRSFSFRNSKLTYTGVPIIAANMDTVGTFEMAKVLCKFSLFTAVHKHYSLDQWQEFAGQNPDCLEHLAASSGTGSSDFEQLEQILEAIPQVKYICLDVANGYSEHFVEFVKDVRKRFPQHTIMAGNVVTGEMVEELILSGADIIKVGIGPGSVCTTRKKTGVGYPQLSAVMECADAAHGLKGHIISDGGCSCPGDVAKAFGAGADFVMLGGMLAGHSESGGELIERDGKKYKLFYGMSSEMAMKKYAGGVAEYRASEGKTVEVPFKGDVEHTIRDILGGIRSTCTYVGAAKLKELSRRTTFIRVTQQVNPIFSEAR from the exons ATGACTTCCTGCCTTCCAGCCCTCAGATTCATCGCTACCCCGAGGCTAAGCGCCATGCCTCATATTGACAACGATGTGAAACTAGACTTCAAGGATGTCCTTTTGAGGCCCAAACGCAGTACCCTTAAGTCTCGAAGTGAG GTGGATCTCACAAGATCCTTTTCCTTTCGGAACTCAAAGCTGACATACACTGGGGTTCCCATCATTGCTGCCAATATGGATACTGTGGGCACCTTTGAGATGGCCAAGGTTCTCTGTAAG TTCTCTCTCTTCACTGCTGTCCATAAGCATTACAGCCTTGATCAGTGGCAAGAGTTTGCTGGCCAGAATCCTGACTGTCTTGAG CATCTGGCTGCCAGCTCAGGCACAGGCTCTTCTGACTTTGAGCAGCTGGAACAGATCCTGGAAGCTATTCCCCAGGTGAAGTATATATGCCTGGATGTGGCAAATGGCTACTCTGAACACTTTGTTGAATTTGTAAAAGATGTACGGAAGCGCTTCCCCCAGCACACCATCATG GCAGGGAATGTGGTAACAGGAGAGATGGTAGAAGAGCTAATCCTTTCTGGGGCTGACATCATCAAAGTGGGAATTGGGCCAG GCTCTGTGTGTACTACTCGGAAGAAAACTGGAGTGGGGTATCCACAGCTCAGTGCAGTAATGGAGTGTGCAGATGCTGCTCATGGCCTCAAAGGCCACATCATTTCA GATGGAGGTTGCAGCTGTCCTGGGGATGTGGCCAAGGCTTTTG GGGCAGGAGCTGACTTCGTGATGCTGGGTGGCATGCTGGCTGGACACAGTGAGTCAGGTGGTGAGCTCATCGAGAGGGACGGCAAGAAGTACAAGCTCTTCTATGGAATGAGTTCTGAAATGGCCATGAAGAAGTATGCTGGGGGCGTGGCTGAGTACAG AGCCTCAGAGGGAAAGACAGTGGAAGTTCCTTTTAAAGGAGATGTGGAACATACCATCCGAGACATCCTAGGAGGGATCCGCTCTACGTGTACCTATGTGGGAGCAGCTAAGCTTAAAGAGTTGAGCAGAAGAACTACCTTCATCCGAGTCACCCAGCAGGTGAATCCAATCTTCAGTGAAGCGCGCTAG
- the GMPR2 gene encoding GMP reductase 2 isoform X5 has translation MGCVFLIYKLFTLKWKMLLLSVLLPASILVAEKFSLFTAVHKHYSLDQWQEFAGQNPDCLEHLAASSGTGSSDFEQLEQILEAIPQVKYICLDVANGYSEHFVEFVKDVRKRFPQHTIMAGNVVTGEMVEELILSGADIIKVGIGPGSVCTTRKKTGVGYPQLSAVMECADAAHGLKGHIISDGGCSCPGDVAKAFGAGADFVMLGGMLAGHSESGGELIERDGKKYKLFYGMSSEMAMKKYAGGVAEYRASEGKTVEVPFKGDVEHTIRDILGGIRSTCTYVGAAKLKELSRRTTFIRVTQQVNPIFSEAR, from the exons ATGGGATGTGTTTTTCTTATATACAAGTTGTTCACTTTGAAATGGAAGATGCTGCTCCTATCAGTACTATTACCTGCCTCTATACTTGTTGCTGAGAAG TTCTCTCTCTTCACTGCTGTCCATAAGCATTACAGCCTTGATCAGTGGCAAGAGTTTGCTGGCCAGAATCCTGACTGTCTTGAG CATCTGGCTGCCAGCTCAGGCACAGGCTCTTCTGACTTTGAGCAGCTGGAACAGATCCTGGAAGCTATTCCCCAGGTGAAGTATATATGCCTGGATGTGGCAAATGGCTACTCTGAACACTTTGTTGAATTTGTAAAAGATGTACGGAAGCGCTTCCCCCAGCACACCATCATG GCAGGGAATGTGGTAACAGGAGAGATGGTAGAAGAGCTAATCCTTTCTGGGGCTGACATCATCAAAGTGGGAATTGGGCCAG GCTCTGTGTGTACTACTCGGAAGAAAACTGGAGTGGGGTATCCACAGCTCAGTGCAGTAATGGAGTGTGCAGATGCTGCTCATGGCCTCAAAGGCCACATCATTTCA GATGGAGGTTGCAGCTGTCCTGGGGATGTGGCCAAGGCTTTTG GGGCAGGAGCTGACTTCGTGATGCTGGGTGGCATGCTGGCTGGACACAGTGAGTCAGGTGGTGAGCTCATCGAGAGGGACGGCAAGAAGTACAAGCTCTTCTATGGAATGAGTTCTGAAATGGCCATGAAGAAGTATGCTGGGGGCGTGGCTGAGTACAG AGCCTCAGAGGGAAAGACAGTGGAAGTTCCTTTTAAAGGAGATGTGGAACATACCATCCGAGACATCCTAGGAGGGATCCGCTCTACGTGTACCTATGTGGGAGCAGCTAAGCTTAAAGAGTTGAGCAGAAGAACTACCTTCATCCGAGTCACCCAGCAGGTGAATCCAATCTTCAGTGAAGCGCGCTAG
- the GMPR2 gene encoding GMP reductase 2 isoform X1: MPHIDNDVKLDFKDVLLRPKRSTLKSRSEVDLTRSFSFRNSKLTYTGVPIIAANMDTVGTFEMAKVLCKFSLFTAVHKHYSLDQWQEFAGQNPDCLEHLAASSGTGSSDFEQLEQILEAIPQVKYICLDVANGYSEHFVEFVKDVRKRFPQHTIMAGNVVTGEMVEELILSGADIIKVGIGPGKLVHWGHWLPLQWQTPVEHVILNLVMFFLGSVCTTRKKTGVGYPQLSAVMECADAAHGLKGHIISDGGCSCPGDVAKAFGAGADFVMLGGMLAGHSESGGELIERDGKKYKLFYGMSSEMAMKKYAGGVAEYRASEGKTVEVPFKGDVEHTIRDILGGIRSTCTYVGAAKLKELSRRTTFIRVTQQVNPIFSEAR, encoded by the exons ATGCCTCATATTGACAACGATGTGAAACTAGACTTCAAGGATGTCCTTTTGAGGCCCAAACGCAGTACCCTTAAGTCTCGAAGTGAG GTGGATCTCACAAGATCCTTTTCCTTTCGGAACTCAAAGCTGACATACACTGGGGTTCCCATCATTGCTGCCAATATGGATACTGTGGGCACCTTTGAGATGGCCAAGGTTCTCTGTAAG TTCTCTCTCTTCACTGCTGTCCATAAGCATTACAGCCTTGATCAGTGGCAAGAGTTTGCTGGCCAGAATCCTGACTGTCTTGAG CATCTGGCTGCCAGCTCAGGCACAGGCTCTTCTGACTTTGAGCAGCTGGAACAGATCCTGGAAGCTATTCCCCAGGTGAAGTATATATGCCTGGATGTGGCAAATGGCTACTCTGAACACTTTGTTGAATTTGTAAAAGATGTACGGAAGCGCTTCCCCCAGCACACCATCATG GCAGGGAATGTGGTAACAGGAGAGATGGTAGAAGAGCTAATCCTTTCTGGGGCTGACATCATCAAAGTGGGAATTGGGCCAGGTAAGCTGGTTCATTGGGGCCACTGGCTACCCCTTCAGTGGCAAACACCTGTGGAGCACGTCATTCTCAACCTTGTCATGTTCTTCCTAGGCTCTGTGTGTACTACTCGGAAGAAAACTGGAGTGGGGTATCCACAGCTCAGTGCAGTAATGGAGTGTGCAGATGCTGCTCATGGCCTCAAAGGCCACATCATTTCA GATGGAGGTTGCAGCTGTCCTGGGGATGTGGCCAAGGCTTTTG GGGCAGGAGCTGACTTCGTGATGCTGGGTGGCATGCTGGCTGGACACAGTGAGTCAGGTGGTGAGCTCATCGAGAGGGACGGCAAGAAGTACAAGCTCTTCTATGGAATGAGTTCTGAAATGGCCATGAAGAAGTATGCTGGGGGCGTGGCTGAGTACAG AGCCTCAGAGGGAAAGACAGTGGAAGTTCCTTTTAAAGGAGATGTGGAACATACCATCCGAGACATCCTAGGAGGGATCCGCTCTACGTGTACCTATGTGGGAGCAGCTAAGCTTAAAGAGTTGAGCAGAAGAACTACCTTCATCCGAGTCACCCAGCAGGTGAATCCAATCTTCAGTGAAGCGCGCTAG
- the TINF2 gene encoding TERF1-interacting nuclear factor 2 isoform X2, with translation MATPPGAGPAALRFAAAASWQVVRGRCVEHFPRVLEFLRSLRAVAPGLVRYRHHERLCMGLKAKVVVELILQGRPWAQVLKTLNHHFPESGPRVRDPKATKQDLRKILEAQETFCQQVKQLSEVPVDLASKLQELEQEYGEPFLAAMEKLLFEYLCQLEKALPTPQAQQLQDVLSWMQPGVSITSSLAWRQYGVDMGWPLPECSVTDSVNLAEPMEQNPPQQQRLALHSPLPKAKPGPCLPQGPSSRTHLEPLAGRHFNLAPLGRRRVQSQWASTRGGHKERPTVMLFPFRNLGSPTQVISKPESKEEHAIYTADLAVGTRAASTGKSKSPCQTLGGRALKENPVDLPATEQKENCLDCYMDPLRLSLLPPRARKPVCPPSLCSSVITIGDLVLDSDEEENGQGEGKESLENYQKTKFDTLIPTFCEYLPSSGHGAMPVPSYDCRDSSRPL, from the exons ATGGCTACGCCCCCGGGGGCCGGTCCTGCAGCTCTACGCTTCGCCGCCGCAGCTAGCTGGCAGGTTGTGCGCGGACGCTGTGTGGAACATTTTCCCCGAGTACTGGAGTTTCTGCGATCTCTGCGCGCTGTTGCCCCTGGCTTGGTTCGCTACCGGCACCACGAACGCCTTTGTATGGGCCTAAAGGCCAAG GTGGTGGTGGAGCTGATCCTGCAGGGCCGGCCTTGGGCCCAAGTCCTGAAAACCCTGAATCACCACTTTCCAGAATCTGGACCTAGAGTGCGGGATCCCAAGGCT ACAAAGCAGGATCTGAGGAAGATTTTGGAGGCACAGGAGACTTTTTGCCAGCAGGTGAAGCAGCTGTCAGAGGTTCCTGTGGATTTGGCCTCGAAGCTGCAG GAACTTGAACAAGAATATGGGGAACCCTTTCTGGCTGCCATGGAAAAGCTGCTTTTTGAGTACTTGTGTCAGCTGGAGAAAGCACTGCCTACACCGCAGGCACAGCAG CTTCAGGATGTGCTGAGTTGGATGCAGCCTGGAGTCTCTATCACCTCTTCTCTTGCCTGGAGACAATATGGTGTGGACATGGGGTGGCCACTTCCAG agtgcTCTGTTACTGACTCAGTGAATCTGGCTGAGCCCATGGAACAGAATCCTCCTCAGCAACAAAGACTAGCACTCCACAGTCCTCTGCCAAAAGCCAAGCCTGGCCCATGTCTTCCTCAGGGACCATCTTCAAGGACGCACCTAGAACCTCTAGCTGGCCGCCACTTCAATCTGGCCCCTTTAGGCCGAAGAAGAGTCCAGTCCCAATGGGCGTCCACTAGGGGAGGCCATAAGGAGCGCCCCACAGTCATGCTGTTTCCCTTTAGGAATCTGGGCTCACCAACCCAGGTCATATCTAAGCCTGAGAGCAAGGAAGAACATGCGATATACACAGCAGACCTAGCCGTGGGCACAAGAGCAGCCTCCACTGGGAAGTCTAAGAGTCCATGCCAGACCCTGGGGGGAAGGGCTCTGAAGGAGAACCCAGTTGACTTGCCTGCCACAGAGCAAAAGGA GAATTGCTTGGATTGCTACATGGACCCCCTGAGACTATCATTATTACCTCCTAGGGCCAGGAAGCCAG TGTGTCCTCCATCTCTGTGCAGCTCCGTCATTACCATAGGGGACTTGGTTTTAGACTCTGATGAGGAAGAAAATGGCCAGGGGGAAGGAAAG GAATCTCTGGAAAACTATCAGAAGACAAAGTTTGACACCTTGATCCCCACTTTCTGTGAATACCTACCCTCTTCTGGCCACGGTGCCATGCCTGTTCCTTCCTATGACTGTAGAGACAGCTCTAGACCCCTGTGA
- the GMPR2 gene encoding GMP reductase 2 isoform X3, with translation MPHIDNDVKLDFKDVLLRPKRSTLKSRSEVDLTRSFSFRNSKLTYTGVPIIAANMDTVGTFEMAKVLCKFSLFTAVHKHYSLDQWQEFAGQNPDCLEHLAASSGTGSSDFEQLEQILEAIPQVKYICLDVANGYSEHFVEFVKDVRKRFPQHTIMAGNVVTGEMVEELILSGADIIKVGIGPGSVCTTRKKTGVGYPQLSAVMECADAAHGLKGHIISDGGCSCPGDVAKAFGAGADFVMLGGMLAGHSESGGELIERDGKKYKLFYGMSSEMAMKKYAGGVAEYRASEGKTVEVPFKGDVEHTIRDILGGIRSTCTYVGAAKLKELSRRTTFIRVTQQVNPIFSEAR, from the exons ATGCCTCATATTGACAACGATGTGAAACTAGACTTCAAGGATGTCCTTTTGAGGCCCAAACGCAGTACCCTTAAGTCTCGAAGTGAG GTGGATCTCACAAGATCCTTTTCCTTTCGGAACTCAAAGCTGACATACACTGGGGTTCCCATCATTGCTGCCAATATGGATACTGTGGGCACCTTTGAGATGGCCAAGGTTCTCTGTAAG TTCTCTCTCTTCACTGCTGTCCATAAGCATTACAGCCTTGATCAGTGGCAAGAGTTTGCTGGCCAGAATCCTGACTGTCTTGAG CATCTGGCTGCCAGCTCAGGCACAGGCTCTTCTGACTTTGAGCAGCTGGAACAGATCCTGGAAGCTATTCCCCAGGTGAAGTATATATGCCTGGATGTGGCAAATGGCTACTCTGAACACTTTGTTGAATTTGTAAAAGATGTACGGAAGCGCTTCCCCCAGCACACCATCATG GCAGGGAATGTGGTAACAGGAGAGATGGTAGAAGAGCTAATCCTTTCTGGGGCTGACATCATCAAAGTGGGAATTGGGCCAG GCTCTGTGTGTACTACTCGGAAGAAAACTGGAGTGGGGTATCCACAGCTCAGTGCAGTAATGGAGTGTGCAGATGCTGCTCATGGCCTCAAAGGCCACATCATTTCA GATGGAGGTTGCAGCTGTCCTGGGGATGTGGCCAAGGCTTTTG GGGCAGGAGCTGACTTCGTGATGCTGGGTGGCATGCTGGCTGGACACAGTGAGTCAGGTGGTGAGCTCATCGAGAGGGACGGCAAGAAGTACAAGCTCTTCTATGGAATGAGTTCTGAAATGGCCATGAAGAAGTATGCTGGGGGCGTGGCTGAGTACAG AGCCTCAGAGGGAAAGACAGTGGAAGTTCCTTTTAAAGGAGATGTGGAACATACCATCCGAGACATCCTAGGAGGGATCCGCTCTACGTGTACCTATGTGGGAGCAGCTAAGCTTAAAGAGTTGAGCAGAAGAACTACCTTCATCCGAGTCACCCAGCAGGTGAATCCAATCTTCAGTGAAGCGCGCTAG
- the TINF2 gene encoding TERF1-interacting nuclear factor 2 isoform X3, translating to MATPPGAGPAALRFAAAASWQVVRGRCVEHFPRVLEFLRSLRAVAPGLVRYRHHERLCMGLKAKVVVELILQGRPWAQVLKTLNHHFPESGPRVRDPKATKQDLRKILEAQETFCQQVKQLSEVPVDLASKLQELEQEYGEPFLAAMEKLLFEYLCQLEKALPTPQAQQLQDVLSWMQPGVSITSSLAWRQYGVDMGWPLPECSVTDSVNLAEPMEQNPPQQQRLALHSPLPKAKPGPCLPQGPSSRTHLEPLAGRHFNLAPLGRRRVQSQWASTRGGHKERPTVMLFPFRNLGSPTQVISKPESKEEHAIYTADLAVGTRAASTGKSKSPCQTLGGRALKENPVDLPATEQKENCLDCYMDPLRLSLLPPRARKPVCPPSLCSSVITIGDLVLDSDEEENGQGEGKVWLGLRSLHCAAI from the exons ATGGCTACGCCCCCGGGGGCCGGTCCTGCAGCTCTACGCTTCGCCGCCGCAGCTAGCTGGCAGGTTGTGCGCGGACGCTGTGTGGAACATTTTCCCCGAGTACTGGAGTTTCTGCGATCTCTGCGCGCTGTTGCCCCTGGCTTGGTTCGCTACCGGCACCACGAACGCCTTTGTATGGGCCTAAAGGCCAAG GTGGTGGTGGAGCTGATCCTGCAGGGCCGGCCTTGGGCCCAAGTCCTGAAAACCCTGAATCACCACTTTCCAGAATCTGGACCTAGAGTGCGGGATCCCAAGGCT ACAAAGCAGGATCTGAGGAAGATTTTGGAGGCACAGGAGACTTTTTGCCAGCAGGTGAAGCAGCTGTCAGAGGTTCCTGTGGATTTGGCCTCGAAGCTGCAG GAACTTGAACAAGAATATGGGGAACCCTTTCTGGCTGCCATGGAAAAGCTGCTTTTTGAGTACTTGTGTCAGCTGGAGAAAGCACTGCCTACACCGCAGGCACAGCAG CTTCAGGATGTGCTGAGTTGGATGCAGCCTGGAGTCTCTATCACCTCTTCTCTTGCCTGGAGACAATATGGTGTGGACATGGGGTGGCCACTTCCAG agtgcTCTGTTACTGACTCAGTGAATCTGGCTGAGCCCATGGAACAGAATCCTCCTCAGCAACAAAGACTAGCACTCCACAGTCCTCTGCCAAAAGCCAAGCCTGGCCCATGTCTTCCTCAGGGACCATCTTCAAGGACGCACCTAGAACCTCTAGCTGGCCGCCACTTCAATCTGGCCCCTTTAGGCCGAAGAAGAGTCCAGTCCCAATGGGCGTCCACTAGGGGAGGCCATAAGGAGCGCCCCACAGTCATGCTGTTTCCCTTTAGGAATCTGGGCTCACCAACCCAGGTCATATCTAAGCCTGAGAGCAAGGAAGAACATGCGATATACACAGCAGACCTAGCCGTGGGCACAAGAGCAGCCTCCACTGGGAAGTCTAAGAGTCCATGCCAGACCCTGGGGGGAAGGGCTCTGAAGGAGAACCCAGTTGACTTGCCTGCCACAGAGCAAAAGGA GAATTGCTTGGATTGCTACATGGACCCCCTGAGACTATCATTATTACCTCCTAGGGCCAGGAAGCCAG TGTGTCCTCCATCTCTGTGCAGCTCCGTCATTACCATAGGGGACTTGGTTTTAGACTCTGATGAGGAAGAAAATGGCCAGGGGGAAGGAAAG GTATGGCTGGGGCTCAGGAGTCTGCACTGTGCAGCAATCTAG
- the GMPR2 gene encoding GMP reductase 2 isoform X6: MPHIDNDVKLDFKDVLLRPKRSTLKSRSEVDLTRSFSFRNSKLTYTGVPIIAANMDTVGTFEMAKVLCKFSLFTAVHKHYSLDQWQEFAGQNPDCLEHLAASSGTGSSDFEQLEQILEAIPQVKYICLDVANGYSEHFVEFVKDVRKRFPQHTIMAGNVVTGEMVEELILSGADIIKVGIGPGSVCTTRKKTGVGYPQLSAVMECADAAHGLKGHIISDGGCSCPGDVAKAFGAGADFVMLGGMLAGHSESGGELIERDGKKYKLFYGMSSEMAMKKYAGGVAEYRRCGTYHPRHPRRDPLYVYLCGSS, translated from the exons ATGCCTCATATTGACAACGATGTGAAACTAGACTTCAAGGATGTCCTTTTGAGGCCCAAACGCAGTACCCTTAAGTCTCGAAGTGAG GTGGATCTCACAAGATCCTTTTCCTTTCGGAACTCAAAGCTGACATACACTGGGGTTCCCATCATTGCTGCCAATATGGATACTGTGGGCACCTTTGAGATGGCCAAGGTTCTCTGTAAG TTCTCTCTCTTCACTGCTGTCCATAAGCATTACAGCCTTGATCAGTGGCAAGAGTTTGCTGGCCAGAATCCTGACTGTCTTGAG CATCTGGCTGCCAGCTCAGGCACAGGCTCTTCTGACTTTGAGCAGCTGGAACAGATCCTGGAAGCTATTCCCCAGGTGAAGTATATATGCCTGGATGTGGCAAATGGCTACTCTGAACACTTTGTTGAATTTGTAAAAGATGTACGGAAGCGCTTCCCCCAGCACACCATCATG GCAGGGAATGTGGTAACAGGAGAGATGGTAGAAGAGCTAATCCTTTCTGGGGCTGACATCATCAAAGTGGGAATTGGGCCAG GCTCTGTGTGTACTACTCGGAAGAAAACTGGAGTGGGGTATCCACAGCTCAGTGCAGTAATGGAGTGTGCAGATGCTGCTCATGGCCTCAAAGGCCACATCATTTCA GATGGAGGTTGCAGCTGTCCTGGGGATGTGGCCAAGGCTTTTG GGGCAGGAGCTGACTTCGTGATGCTGGGTGGCATGCTGGCTGGACACAGTGAGTCAGGTGGTGAGCTCATCGAGAGGGACGGCAAGAAGTACAAGCTCTTCTATGGAATGAGTTCTGAAATGGCCATGAAGAAGTATGCTGGGGGCGTGGCTGAGTACAG GAGATGTGGAACATACCATCCGAGACATCCTAGGAGGGATCCGCTCTACGTGTACCTATGTGGGAGCAGCTAA